In Humulus lupulus chromosome 7, drHumLupu1.1, whole genome shotgun sequence, the following are encoded in one genomic region:
- the LOC133789236 gene encoding TMV resistance protein N-like translates to MNEDVSDPHPNINHADLSLKPSMDADGDQHQKKYLYDVFISFRGEDTRKTITSHLERALKERGIETYIDDRLERGEEISKALLDAIEDSKFSIVIFSTNYATSSWCLDELEHIIQSKKEKMQIVLPVFYNVDPANVRKQKESYADAFVKLEQRFPDTKTRKWRSALTEAANLSGWHISENDNRNDAELVDEIVKHIREKLETLHSPIDYLKKGLVGIDKRIKDLDKLLANASKVGIFGTGGLGKTTLAEVVFERSRHQFDHGCILKDVREQIEKNGSNHLAQDFVKRLSKEENGDFDDAKKKMLSQKKLLLVLDDVDCLEHYEALLKDERDWLNSESKVIITSRDKQLLRNIVRANENIYDLQRLNEEEALQLFLLHAFKRENVEEKEREFSRKFVDYAKGLPIALKVLGSDLYLKSMNEGQSLLSKLKQVEPDQVQKVLRVSFDGLEEKEKSIFLVIACFFRGQDKDFVKDKLGGRGSFDAVIGVLVDKCLITISKSTFAHGLVLQVHDLLHEMGQSIARGLGRNHLQNHSRLLMSKDICHVLKNDKNWRERLKMFIVLAGRLKIK, encoded by the exons ATGAATGAAGATGTGTCTGATCCCCACCCAAATATTAATCATGCTGACCTCTCTTTGAAGCCAAGTATGGATGCAGATGGTGATCAACATCAGAAGAAGTACTTATACGATGTTTTTATCAGTTTCAGAGGAGAAGATACCCGCAAAACTATTACTAGTCATCTTGAGAGAGCACTCAAGGAAAGAGGGATTGAAACGTACATCGACGATAGACTTGAGAGAGGAGAAGAGATTTCCAAAGCTCTTTTGGATGCCATTGAGGACTCCAAATTCTCTATAGTTATTTTCTCCACAAATTATGCAACTTCGTCGTGGTGCTTGGATGAGCTCGAGCATATTATCCAATCTAAGAAAGAGAAGATGCAAATTGTTCTGCCTGTGTTTTATAATGTAGATCCGGCTAATGTGCGCAAACAGAAAGAAAGTTATGCAGATGCGTTTGTGAAACTTGAACAGCGTTTTCCTGATACCAAAACACGAAAATGGAGGAGTGCTCTAACTGAAGCAGCTAATCTTTCTGGATGGCACATTTCAGAAAACGACAACAG gAATGATGCTGAGTTAGTTGACGAAATTGTCAAACATATTAGAGAGAAATTGGAAACTCTTCATTCACCAATTGATTATTTAAAGAAAGGCTTAGTTGGAATCGATAAGCGCATTAAAGATCTCGACAAATTGTTAGCAAATGCTTCCAAGGTAGGAATTTTTGGCACGGGCGGGCTGGGTAAGACCACCCTAGCTGAAGTTGTATTCGAACGATCTCGTCATCAATTTGATCATGGGTGCATTTTAAAAGATGTTCGAGAACAAATCGAAAAAAATGGATCAAATCATTTGGCACAAGATTTTGTCAAAAGACTATCAAAGGAAGAAAATGGAGATTTCGATGATGCAAAAAAGAAAATGCTAAGTCAGAAAAAGTTGCTGTTAGTTCTTGATGATGTGGATTGCTTGGAACATTATGAAGCTTTGCTTAAAGATGAACGTGATTGGTTAAACTCTGAAAGTAAAGTTATCATAACAAGCAGAGATAAACAACTACTTCGAAATATTGTTAGAGCCAACGAAAACATATACGACTTACAGAGACTAAATGAAGAAGAAGCTCTTCAACTCTTCTTGTTGCATGCTTTCAAAAGGGAAAATGTTGAAGAAAAGGAGAGAGAATTTTCAAGAAAGTTTGTAGACTATGCTAAAGGTCTTCCAATTGCTCTTAAAGTCTTGGGTTCTGATCTTTATTTAAAGAGTATGAATGAAGGGCAAAGCTTGTTGAGTAAGCTGAAACAAGTAGAACCCGATCAAGTACAAAAGGTACTAAGAGTAAGTTTTGATGGACTggaagaaaaagagaagagcATATTTCTTGTTATAGCATGTTTCTTTCGAGGTCAGGACAAAGATTTTGTGAAAGATAAATTGGGTGGTCGTGGTTCTTTTGATGCTGTTATTGGAGTTCTTGTTGACAAGTGTTTGATAACTATATCTAAAAGCACATTTGCTCATGGGCTAGTCCTTCAAGTGCATGATTTGTTACATGAAATGGGCCAGTCCATTGCTCGTGGGTTAGGTCGTAATCATTTGCAAAATCATAGTAGATTATTGATGTCTAAAGATATTTGCCACGTCTTGAAGAATGATAAG AATTGGCGCGAAAGATTGAAGATGTTTATAGTGTTAGCTGGTAGATTGAAGATTAAATAG